From one Bacteroides intestinalis DSM 17393 genomic stretch:
- the rsmG gene encoding 16S rRNA (guanine(527)-N(7))-methyltransferase RsmG, which yields MEIILKYFPDLTETQKQQFASLYDLYTDWNAKINVISRKDIENLYEHHVLHSLGIAKVTRFVPGTHIMDLGTGGGFPGIPLAILFPEVKFHLVDSIGKKVRVATEVANSIGLKNVTFRHARAEEEKQLFDFVVSRAVMPLADLLKIIRKNITPKQQNALPNGLICLKGGELANETMPFKNKTVMYDLKDYFEEEFFETKKVVYVAP from the coding sequence ATGGAAATCATTCTAAAGTACTTCCCGGACCTCACAGAGACGCAGAAGCAGCAATTCGCGTCCCTCTATGACCTCTATACGGACTGGAATGCTAAAATAAACGTCATATCACGCAAAGACATCGAGAATCTGTACGAACATCATGTACTCCATTCACTGGGTATAGCCAAGGTTACACGCTTCGTACCCGGTACCCATATCATGGATCTGGGAACAGGAGGAGGCTTTCCCGGTATTCCTCTTGCCATCTTATTTCCCGAAGTGAAATTCCACCTTGTAGACAGTATTGGAAAGAAAGTGCGCGTAGCAACGGAGGTAGCCAACAGTATCGGACTAAAAAATGTCACTTTCCGCCATGCCCGAGCTGAGGAGGAAAAGCAGTTATTCGATTTCGTTGTAAGTCGTGCTGTAATGCCGCTTGCCGATCTACTGAAAATCATTCGTAAGAATATCACTCCCAAACAACAGAATGCTTTGCCCAACGGACTGATCTGTCTAAAAGGCGGCGAGCTGGCCAATGAGACTATGCCTTTCAAGAACAAGACTGTGATGTACGATCTGAAAGATTATTTTGAGGAGGAATTCTTTGAAACGAAAAAAGTGGTTTATGTAGCGCCTTAA
- a CDS encoding DUF3298 and DUF4163 domain-containing protein gives MKKQYVSLLVILLAASGFLFSCGNTMNKNAGALEFDSIQVNETAHLFGDTAKPGCNITINFAYASKSSDEKLKDSLNTYFLSACFGDKYMTMTPEEAVKAYKETYIQDYLKDLEPMYAKDEAEKEDSASISAWYSYYKGVEGHVQYYKKNLLVYRIDYNEFTGGAHGIYMSTFLNMDLRTLSPIRLEDIFVGEYQEALTDLLWNQLMADNKATTRQEVEEMGYTSTGDLEPTENFYLSEKGITFYYNIYEIAPYVMGPVEITLPYEIMSHLLSDEKGVLIMNS, from the coding sequence ATGAAAAAGCAATATGTCAGCCTACTTGTCATTCTACTTGCGGCAAGTGGCTTTTTATTTTCTTGTGGTAACACCATGAACAAAAACGCAGGTGCGTTGGAGTTCGACAGTATACAGGTAAACGAGACTGCACACCTGTTCGGAGATACTGCAAAGCCCGGATGTAACATTACCATCAACTTTGCCTATGCCAGTAAATCATCCGACGAGAAACTGAAAGACAGTCTCAACACCTATTTCCTCTCTGCCTGCTTCGGCGACAAGTACATGACGATGACACCCGAAGAGGCTGTAAAAGCTTATAAAGAAACCTATATCCAGGATTATCTGAAAGATCTGGAACCCATGTACGCCAAAGATGAAGCGGAAAAAGAAGATTCAGCATCCATAAGTGCCTGGTACTCCTATTATAAAGGTGTAGAAGGCCATGTACAATATTACAAAAAGAATCTGCTGGTTTACCGCATCGATTACAACGAGTTTACCGGAGGCGCCCATGGCATTTATATGTCCACTTTCCTCAATATGGACTTGCGTACTTTGAGTCCGATACGTCTGGAGGATATTTTTGTAGGAGAATATCAGGAAGCACTCACTGACTTGCTATGGAACCAACTCATGGCAGATAACAAGGCCACTACACGCCAGGAAGTAGAAGAAATGGGATATACAAGCACTGGAGACCTGGAACCAACCGAGAACTTCTACCTGAGCGAAAAAGGAATCACTTTCTATTATAATATTTATGAAATCGCTCCCTATGTGATGGGACCGGTAGAAATCACTCTGCCTTATGAAATCATGTCGCATTTACTGAGCGATGAAAAAGGGGTGTTAATTATGAATTCTTAA
- a CDS encoding thioredoxin domain-containing protein, producing the protein MKRLRYILAILLSLTVVYAGAGVSIVHYCCARCATEQACCTNGCAKCHKSYHNPEKSCKDEGCTATFYKVNLVKYSCESPVITVPVIQLFCEALPDFQYSLPTGELEEVAYNVPPHPDSSRRYLALYSVLII; encoded by the coding sequence ATGAAGAGACTTCGCTACATATTGGCAATATTATTGTCCCTGACGGTTGTGTATGCAGGGGCCGGAGTTTCTATTGTCCACTATTGTTGTGCACGTTGTGCCACAGAGCAGGCATGCTGCACCAATGGTTGTGCTAAATGTCACAAATCTTATCATAATCCGGAGAAATCTTGTAAGGATGAAGGCTGTACGGCTACCTTTTATAAGGTAAATCTTGTGAAGTATTCGTGCGAAAGTCCTGTTATAACTGTACCGGTTATTCAACTTTTCTGTGAAGCATTACCGGATTTCCAATACTCCTTGCCTACAGGTGAATTGGAGGAGGTAGCTTATAATGTACCTCCGCATCCTGACAGCTCAAGGCGGTATTTGGCTCTTTATTCTGTTCTCATCATTTAG
- a CDS encoding TonB-dependent receptor translates to MRFLYIFLFLSITLNLQAQVTGVVKDTAGEPIPGANVFWINTTEGATTNEDGNFSIHKPARSHLLVVSFIGFENDTVHVDKGNQQLEIVLREGVELGEVNIVTRKMGTMKLRSSVMNEDMISSAELTRAACCNLGESFVTNPSVDVSYSDAATGAKQIKLLGLSGTYVQMMTENIPNFRGAAAPYGLGYVPGPWMQSIQVSKGSSSVKNGYESITGQINVEFKKPQLPEADWVSANLFASSTNRYEANADATVKLSKRWSTSLLAHYENETKSHDSNDDGFVDIPRVEQYNFWNRWAYMGDHYVFQAGIKALHETRNSGQTAHGQTPTHDLYEIGIQTNRYEAFTKNAYIFDKEKNTNLALILQGTLHNQDATYGRKLYDVDQSNFYASLLFETEFSKQHSLSTGLSFNYDGFDQHYRLTNQVEDGLTKKLVKESVPGAYVQYTFNLNDQLMLMGGIRGDYSSEYGFFVTPRAHVKYNPNEYLHFRLSAGKGYRTNHVLAENNYLLASSRKMKIAPHLDQEEAWNYGASVSAYIPVFGKTLNVNAEYYYTDFLKQVVVDMDSNPHEVAFYNLDGRSYSHVFQVEASYPFFKGFNLTAAYRLTDAKTTYDGKLMEKPLTGKYKGLLTASYQTPLGLWQFDATLQLNGGGRMPDPYELADGSLSWERRYGSFQQLSAQVTRYFRRWSIYVGGENLTNFKQKNPIIDASNPWGENFDATMVWGPMHGAKAYIGLRFNLARN, encoded by the coding sequence ATGAGATTTTTATATATTTTTCTTTTTCTCTCCATAACCTTGAACTTGCAGGCGCAAGTGACGGGTGTTGTAAAAGACACTGCCGGAGAACCTATTCCGGGTGCAAATGTTTTCTGGATAAATACAACCGAAGGAGCGACCACTAATGAAGACGGTAACTTCTCTATTCATAAACCTGCCCGCAGCCATCTGCTTGTAGTTAGCTTTATCGGATTTGAAAATGATACGGTACATGTGGATAAGGGCAATCAGCAACTTGAGATTGTGCTTCGTGAAGGAGTGGAATTAGGTGAAGTGAACATTGTAACCCGTAAAATGGGTACCATGAAGTTGCGCTCCAGTGTGATGAACGAAGATATGATCAGCAGTGCCGAACTGACACGTGCAGCCTGCTGTAACCTGGGCGAGAGTTTTGTGACAAACCCTTCTGTCGATGTAAGCTATTCGGATGCTGCTACGGGAGCCAAACAGATTAAACTATTGGGGCTCTCCGGCACCTATGTACAGATGATGACTGAGAATATTCCGAATTTCCGTGGAGCAGCCGCTCCTTATGGATTAGGATATGTACCAGGACCATGGATGCAGAGTATACAGGTCAGTAAAGGAAGTTCATCCGTGAAGAATGGCTATGAGTCTATAACCGGACAAATTAATGTGGAGTTCAAGAAGCCTCAGTTGCCGGAAGCGGATTGGGTGTCGGCAAATCTTTTTGCCAGCAGCACAAACCGGTATGAAGCTAATGCGGATGCTACGGTGAAGCTTTCGAAGCGCTGGAGTACTTCTTTGCTGGCGCATTATGAAAATGAGACGAAATCTCACGACTCCAATGATGATGGTTTTGTGGATATTCCGCGTGTGGAGCAGTATAACTTCTGGAACCGATGGGCGTATATGGGCGATCATTATGTATTTCAGGCAGGTATAAAGGCTTTGCATGAAACCCGTAACAGTGGTCAGACTGCTCATGGACAGACACCTACTCATGACCTATACGAAATAGGCATCCAGACAAACCGTTACGAAGCCTTCACCAAGAATGCTTATATTTTCGATAAAGAAAAGAATACGAATCTTGCTTTGATTCTGCAGGGAACCTTGCATAATCAGGATGCCACTTACGGACGTAAACTGTATGATGTGGACCAAAGCAATTTCTATGCTTCGTTGCTTTTTGAAACGGAGTTCAGCAAACAGCATAGTCTATCCACGGGATTGAGTTTCAATTATGATGGTTTCGATCAGCATTACCGGCTGACAAACCAGGTAGAAGACGGATTGACGAAGAAATTAGTGAAGGAGTCTGTTCCGGGAGCGTATGTCCAGTATACATTCAATCTGAATGATCAGTTGATGTTGATGGGTGGTATTCGGGGAGATTACAGCAGTGAATATGGTTTCTTTGTTACACCGCGTGCACACGTCAAGTATAATCCGAATGAGTATCTGCATTTTCGTTTGTCTGCCGGTAAAGGATACCGTACCAATCATGTATTGGCGGAGAATAACTATCTCCTGGCAAGCAGCCGTAAAATGAAGATTGCCCCTCATCTGGATCAGGAGGAAGCGTGGAATTACGGAGCAAGTGTGTCTGCTTACATTCCTGTTTTTGGTAAGACGTTGAATGTGAATGCCGAGTATTACTATACGGATTTTCTGAAACAGGTGGTTGTGGATATGGATAGCAATCCGCATGAAGTGGCCTTTTATAATCTGGATGGACGTTCTTATTCACATGTGTTCCAGGTAGAGGCAAGTTATCCGTTTTTCAAAGGTTTCAACCTTACGGCAGCCTACCGTCTGACAGACGCGAAGACCACCTACGATGGTAAACTAATGGAGAAACCACTTACCGGAAAGTATAAGGGTTTATTGACAGCTTCCTATCAGACACCTCTGGGACTATGGCAGTTTGATGCTACCCTACAATTGAATGGGGGTGGAAGGATGCCCGATCCTTACGAACTCGCTGACGGCAGTCTTTCGTGGGAACGTCGTTATGGCAGCTTCCAGCAACTTAGTGCCCAGGTAACGCGTTATTTCCGTCGCTGGTCTATTTATGTTGGTGGTGAAAACCTGACTAACTTTAAGCAGAAGAATCCGATAATCGATGCCTCTAATCCATGGGGAGAGAACTTCGATGCTACCATGGTGTGGGGACCGATGCATGGTGCTAAGGCATATATCGGGTTGAGGTTTAATCTGGCAAGAAACTAG